tatatatatatatgtatgtatatatatatatatgtatgtatatatatatatatatatatatatatatatgtatatatatatatatgtatatatatatacatatatatatatacatatatatatatatacatatatatatatatgtatatatatatacatatatatatatatgtatatatatatacatatatatatatatgtatatatatatatatatatatatatgtatatatatgtatatatatatatatatacatatatatatgtatatatatatatgtatatatatatacatatgtatatatatacatatatatatatatatatacatatacatgcatatatacacacacacatatatgcatgtatatatatatatttatatatatataatctttttaccaaattatatatatatatatatatatatatatatatataacgaatTTAAAAAGACTTGGCAACCTCAAACAtttaacaaaattatatatatatatagtcttttttccaaattatatatatgtatatatatatatagagcgaatttttaaaaaaatcataattttaaaagttttctttcataacttaaaaaaaattcttgtaaaatatatttttttaaaataaccaTACTATATTTATCAATAGCGGTGGCAGGTGGCAATAGTGGATCCAATAAGGTGTTCTTTttacataatatataatataatattaagaaTTAAAGTTATATAATTACCTCTTTGACATTGATGATAGACCTTCATTTAATATGCTATTtgcttataatattattttaattgataacttaaatattatgaattttaaaCTCGACTTGTAAAAATGGCTTAACAAGATTCATGGATCAatcatattattaaattaaattatgatgttatttttttatacaaaaataaaacaCAATTGTTAAGTTGCTTTACAAAGCCAATTGTTGGACTCTCAAGTAGCATGCATAAAAATATTGTGTAAATGGAATTCAAAATTGATGTGTGCATATGGAATTAGCATGAATGATGacgaaatatatatatgtatatattatccatatataataaGATCCTCAATTTATCCCTTCTATCAAAcattcattcaagaaaattcaatCTAACCATTAAATCATAATAAACGACTActtctaattttaaatattatatatatatatatatatatatatatatatatatatatatacatatatatatatacatatacatatatatatatacatatacatatatatatatacatatacatatatatatatacatatacatatatatatatacatatacatatatatatatacatatacatatatatatatatatatatatatatatatatatatatatatatatatatatatatatatataatgatgttgtGTCAAATTTATTTACGGAAGGTTTAAGGTTCGAAACCTTATTcaacatattaaaattattaattagctTAGTCGATAAAAATTGATAATTCATGAACTCAAATCTTATCTTAAACATCATCATAATCATAAATTTAAGAATTACCCGTAAAAGCCCAGTGACACTTAAGTAATCAGTACTAACTAGAAAAGCATATAtgcaaatattattttaaaaataatttacatatgataaacaaaaaaaaggcAAGCATGGAAATCATTATCTTTCAAATATAGATTAACGGGGAAAATAATGAGAAAAACATTATACTACCAAGTCACCTAGCCCAAGACTACCTAGACAATGATGTGAGTAGAAGAACCTGCACCCATCCCATGCGGAAGTCATCAGGAGCATGATCCATTGACCCCTACCTGCCTTAATCTTTGGGAGGGTCGCACGAGCCAATCACAGGGTGCATTAATCCCACGCAACAAAGCCTATCCTCCCTTCTCCCCTTCATGGATTACTTGTCACAAGTAATCTATCATCCCTTGTCGATCATGATTTCAAGAAGGTTTGCACGCTTGGTGACAAAAGGCATTAATCTCATACGGCGTGAGCCAATTcccctttttccttttttgtcttAATCTGCTCTCACTATTTTCTCGCACACGACATCCTCTGACATGTGAATTGAAAATTTTCGATGGACTTCTAATGGAGATCGAGATCCAATTGGCATCTTAGTACGATCTTGAGAGACTCGACtaatcatactaagcccaaatGGTAGGTAACGTTTGCCAATCATAACTTCTTATGATTCTTGTCCTATTCGACCTTCAAACTATcatggccttgagggactcgaccaaccatgatgttcgattaagttaacatcatcattataagataagtttgatttgatgatatactctcgagggactcgatcaagcatAACGTGTCATAGGCAAGATCTCAAATCTCAACATATGTGAGTTTCaagtgactcaaccaactcaacctatttcgaaaaataatttttacataTAATGAAGGAAAGTCACGTGGGTTAATTTAATCACTTATgtttactaacttaatattattattagagACGTTTTTGGATTTAACATGGTCTTGTAGTTAAATATATCAtgccacacatatatatttacatcgcacacaaatatatatatctagtagatgtagaaatatatatcatatatataaatacacatccacactaaatgatcatggaccataacctagtgtgattaggcctgagccaaaAGACATGATCATGTACATAAAAATCTATGTGTGTCTTAACGTATCTCTATGCCTAGTGATCATCAATCTTGTCTCATTGGTCCCGCTGGCATCTCGACGTATCTCCATGCTCGACAAACATCCGTCTCATCCGCGCAAGTTCTGCTAGCACCTCCACACTCCCACTACGCTATCTCATgcaattacaacttaattataggcacgcaAGCCCAAAAATATACATATCATGTAAATGAGAAACATTGATCTTATCAAAGGGAGGTATATCACCGAGGGAGATAAAAATATATGTTAGAtataattagagagagagagagagggaggcttGCGGaccataataataatcatataacaTCATCACACATGGCCCATGATCATGTTtctatatcatacatcacatgtatatgcatatatatatatataagactaattaggtaaaattaattaaattatttaattaatactTGAATTAActctaatttaatttaaaaattctaTAGAATCTACTACGGCAAAGTGCCCCTAACAGCCTAACTTCCTTGGGCGGCCAAGGAATCCCTGGTCGGATAGGAACCCCTGGTCTCCAGGGTCTCCCTTGCTAGCCACAAGGTTGTGCTCAGCCTAACTGAGAACAACAAGTACTATTCTCCACCAATGCTATAGGGTTGCAACACTTGCTGCTCTTTTTCCTAGTTTCCTATCAACTGTTTTGATGACAAACTAATGACCGATGGAACTTGTTAAGTGCCGGACCAAATGCAGTTTAAATATGCGATCGGTAAAAAATGCAACTGCTTTATGCAAAAATCGATTCTATGCGATTCAACACAAGATGCACTTAATAATCAATCTTCACACGAGTAACCTGACTCTAATACCATAGTTAAGAAACCGCAGAGAGCATTACATGCatagttaaaaataaaaattgaaattAGTTTCCCAAAACAGATTTATtaaatcatcgtgcgaagatcagGAGTAAAAAACTTGAAAATGACAAAACTAGATAATTGCATAAAGTGGTTGAGACATTCTTACGGGCATCGACAAGAGCATGATCTACCGACTCTTGTCCACCTCAATATCCGGGAAGGTCACATGAGCCAACTGCAGGGTGCATAATCCCTGGCAGTAAGGCTAATCCCCCTTTCTCCCCTTGTTGGGCCACTTGTCGTAAGCGATCTATCATCCCCTATTGACCATGATTTCAGGAAGGTCCGATAGAAGGCTTTAATCCTAGGTGGTGTAGCCTAATTCCCAtttttcctctttccggatgTCGAGCATAGAGGACCATCCCCTACTTATCCTAGATAGGCTTCAGTCCTTGCAAACGACACCCCTATAGTCATCCTTTTTTGACACTACCCATAGAAATGTGTGTCCATCGACGTCAACATAAATGTGCCCCTATAGGACACAAGGGGGGACACTAACCAATGGTCAATCTCACTCCATCAGCCACTCAGATATAAAAGCCAACCCCCAAAGCTTAAAACCGTGATAGcttgatcatttttttaattttcaattaaCTTTACCATCGGAGGGATCGGATTGGGAGCATCCCCCAACGCTGATCATTTGTACAGAAACCTTAGCGAGATTAAAACGCACCTCGAGGTAATATCAAATCTACCTCTGCCAAACAAGTGATGCCTCAGTTTTTTATTAGTCGAGTATGATGCTCCCTTCTCCAATCTCATGTCGTGATCCCTTGTGGATCCTGAAGTTTGCGTCTTTGGAATCGAACCAAAACCCTAACATCATCAAGTCAACAATAGAGAGCAAAAAAGAATAAACAATTTCATTGTGGTTTCTTCTCTCATGAGTTACCTAATGAATCATGAGAACCTTAAGTGTTGAACTTGTCATATAACATGTGCTTCTTACCCTAACATCATAGAAGGCTTGTGTGTAGCCAATCCCAGTCATTTCAATCCAACGACACCTAAATTTAATTTAGATACAtctttcaaaataaatatttttttataaatgtacTATTTAAGTGATGAACCTAATCGCCATAAGTCTTAAGTGATCAAATTCAaatcacaaagaaaaaaaaatctcatcatCATAAATTTTTATGTCTCGCACACACCATGAATCAATCATCCTATCCGAATCCTGACGCATCATCCAATTTCTATATTATCTAAGCAAGGTGTAACCAGTCGCGTGATTCAGAGTTGATCATGTCAAGCTCTCATTAGGCGACATCGTGAGGCCATTCATTTGACCCGTTTTGCATTAGCATCTTACTCGATCGATAGGGAACGTCGACAACGGGTGATGGCGACGTGACCTCTTTAAACCCTTTCACCTGCTGATACTTGACTCGTATTATTCTTCCAATCGAGGACACGTTTCATCGTCTCTTGATGTGACGGCAATGCACATTTCGGTCACATTAAGTTATCAATATAAGAGCGAGTCACATATGTTATTTAATGTAATCGAATGAGTTTAATATCAATGAGTCCAAACTCGTGAATTGCGTGAATCACAAGGCCTACCGTACGTCCCACTGTTGTTCTTTTTGGACTACAATTCATGCTGTTAGCCAACCTGTATCCAATTCAGGATCTTAAATCATATATATTTTGCAGATAGTATACCTTTTTCCTCTGCTTGTCAGTAGGAAGAATATATACATCTTCTGCCTCATCAGCATAAACCAACAGAAAACCCTAATGTTTGGATGAGAGTTGATCAAGGAATGCAACCCACACACATATATTCTTCATCTCAGTGTCACCATGGTGTCTCTCCCTGCAAAACTGCTCTCACACGTccgtttcatcatcatcatcatctgggTGCCAACCACTCTCTCATGATCTTATTTATTGTCTCCCTCAAGTATCATCCACCAGCCACACCAAATGCCACTAGAGTTGCAGGCTCTCTTTTGGAAAAGTGAAGCAACTCTTCATTTCTTTTCCTACTAAAAGGTGAATCAATCCGTCTGACAGCAACTCTGTCAGCAATCTCATGACCTGCTCGATTGATTTCCTTTTCAGCACAACCAACGTCCCtgcagaaaaagagagagagagagagggggggggggggggggggtcagtGGTTCTCCAGAGGGTCTGAGGAGCGCACATTGGTGTCAGCGGTGGGTTCGATGATCCATGTACGGGGGAGCAGCGCCATGACAGGGGCACCTGCGGTCTTTGCTCCCCTCAACGTGGGCTCTTCttccacagcagcagcagcagagggggagggggagggggagggggaggaggaaggagcagcagcagcagcagccgggcCGGCGGGCCCCGGCACTTGAATCCAACCAGGTGCGCCTGCTGGTGGTCCTCCACCCCGCACCACCACCGTCTCCCTCATCCTCATCGTCCTCCCCCTGTACGCGACCACGCTCACATCCGTCCTCCTCACCATCATCAGCTGTCTTGTCTCGCCACCAAGCAAAGCTCCATCGCCCCCGCTTGGACGTGGCGGACTTACCACCGCCCGTCCCCAACCCATGCTGGTTAAGGATAAGCACGTGACCCGAATCAAAGTGTCAACCCGGGTCGGACCATATCCCTACCGTCCCACTATGTTCCTTAAGTCGGACGTACTCAACCGCCTCTGAGGCCACCAGCACACGAAGCACACTCATATCACGCAGAATTAATATCACTATTACGTCTTCACATGAAGGCTGCCACATGCACGTACGACACGAGGAAGTGGGCCAGACTCCATCCACGTTGGTTCGGTGGGTGGCCCCGGGATGCTACATCATTGTTTTGCGTGCCCCTCCCCTTCTCTTCGCACCATTCGCGCACACGTGAATCGTCGTCTTTTCTCCCGCGAACCGACCCAACAAAAGCAAGCCTCTTAATTACGATGGCGCTTTGACCGGGCGCGATCGGCGTATCATGCTGCTTACAGACCACGTATCTATTTAATTGAGTCAGTCAAATCATGCACCATTAAAATAATGGACGAGGATACCATGACACTGATTAGCCGCCTAAATTAACCGATCCGAGGACTTTATTTTGTTTGTCTCCGTAATGACCAGCAGAATAAAATAATGAAGCAACGATTAacttgtgatttgagaaggtagACTTACTTAATCATTAACGTATAATCTCCATCATTGTCCTATAATTACCTACCAGCAGTCTGGAGGCAAACGCCATCACGCACGGCGTTGTTTGCTTGCTTCCGCTGCAGCGACCCACCAAACCCCGTAAACGTCTGACACGGATCCCGTTACCGTTATCAGCTTTAACCCGATCCGGTCCCGGGTGGGAAAAAAGGGCGGGGGGGTTAACTGAACCCGGGGTGCTGGGCGGTGGTGGGGTTGGCGTGGGACCCGGTCCTGCCGCGCTCCATTGGCCGAGGTCAGGGAAGCGGGGCCCACCTGGCTTGGGCAGTGCGCGAGAGCTGTCGGCTCGGGAAGTAGCACGCGTGGGACCCGCCCTCGCTGACCCACCGTCCTCGTCCGCGGCTtcgatctattattattatttttatcgttGTTTATTACAGGCCTTACCCCCCACCAACCCGCCCatcgtttttacttgcaaaaaggtcTTCCCACGGGTATCGGCAACCCACCGCCCGATGGACGGCTGAGGTCAGACCACATGGTTCGCATCCCCCTGTCGCGAAAAGTCTCGTGACGCGCCCACGGCCACAGAGTCACATGCTACAGCCCTCGCAGTCGGCCGCCGCGACCTACTCCATGGCCTTCCCAATCAGCTGCGTCGAACGACACAGCATACAGTACGCATAACACGCAATCGCGCCGCTCGACGGTTTCCGAACGCGAAGACGTTATGAGATTGGAAGGACGCTGTCTGATCTGGGGCAGCAAAGGCCCGAGAACGGGGAAACGGTCCGTTATCTCGCGCGAATAGCCCGACGAAACGTGGCGGGGGTTACTTTCGGCACATCATGAGCTCGCGGGCCGCGTTACGCTCACCTTCCCGGTATCAGCACCACCTTCTTATGACGCCCTCGCGGGCTCCACTACCACCCAGTGGCTTCTCGAAACGTGTCCTCCTCGGAGGCGGGGACCACGGGGGAGGAATATAcgatttaattttaatataactGTGTGACGGGAGTAAAAGGTggtattatttttaatttcaggAGGCTGTCCGATAATAGCACGACATGGGAGCAGCGGCATCGGGGGCGAGACGGGCAAGCGCGACGCCGTCTCCTCATTTCCACATCTGTGGAGGGGCTCAACTAACGGAGCCCTGACGGCCCCCGGGGGAACCGGGTTAAGCTACCTCGTACGTTCTAGCGCAGGACATCCCTGCAACTACTATCTTCCAATTCGGATCACCACCCTCCATTCCCGTGAATTCTGCTCTCAGTGCATTAGGTAGAGCGAGCGGACGGCTGATTTGTACTTTGGTAGATGGACAGGATCATTTATACAGCGGTCGACGATAGTACGAAGTTTCTCTGCTCTCTTCTTTGGTCTCTTGGCTCGAAAGAAAAGAAGGGGAGATAAAAGAGAGACACAGAGGGGGAGTAATATTGGGGAGAAGCGATCGGTGGAGTAAGTGGAAGGGGAAGTAGAAGGGTTATTGAGGGGGGCGGTGATCTCTTTGATTAGGTCGTCCGCGTCTCTGTCGGTCTGGGATCGTGGGTGTTGTTCGGGGGGCTTCGATTAGGGTTTATGATGGGTTACTTGGGTTGGATCGGTGGTGGATGACGCAATTGTGGAGTCGAGATGGATTCCGGTGAGCTCGGAGGGGGGCTGATGGCGTCGTCGGAGTTGTCGGTGAAGGGGAGCAGCGGAGGACAAGGGCAGAGTTTGTCATCGGGGTGCAGCGAGATGCACGAGGGTACGTCGGTCAAGGTCGGCGGAGACGCCGAGGGGAGCCTGGGATTTTCGGGCGGTGCTGTGTGCGGGAAAGGTGGGTATCATCCCTGATCTCCGGATGTGGCCGGAGGTAATGTAATTATTGTGGTTATTGGTGTAAGGTTTTGGTTTTGATTATGACGTGATTTTTACTGTACATTCAGAAGATGCGTTGTACACTGAGCTATGGCTCGCATGCGCCGGTCCTCTGGTGACGATTCCCAGAGTTGGAGAGAAGGTCTTCTACTTCCCACAGGGGCATATAGAGCAGGTTCGCGATGGGAATTTTCATGAAAGCTCCAATATTTTGCTCGAATTCGTCCCAAAATTTCTGAATCGGCTTCCTCCTTATCGTTCTCCTTATTTCTCCATCTTTGTTTGCGTTCTCGTGAAGGTTCTCATTGTGTTCAATTTTTGCTGCTCTTTTTTGACGTTTTAGGTGGAAGCGTCCACAAATCAAGGGGCGGACCAGCAGATGCCAGTGTACAATCTACCATGGAAGATCCTTTGCCGAGTGATGAATGTCGACCTGAAGGTGCTCtcatgaaatccctctttttttttttgttgtcgtGTGTTTGTGACGTATACGGAGAACTAcagatttctccccttttttctgATTCTCATCTTTAAAGAGTGAAACTCTGTTAATAGGCTGAGCCGGACACCGATGAAGTATTTGCTCAGGTGACTTTGCTCCCTGTTTCAAAGGTATCTCTTcaaagcttaagcattttggctaACTCCAAATTGTTCACTGTGGATACTGTTAAGCCTTGAAGAGAGTAATTAGTTGAATTTTAACAAAACGGCTGTTACTTCAGCTAGATGAAAACACCGTGGAGAAGGAGATGCTTTCGACTCCTCCGCCACGGCCTCATGTGTATTCTTTCTGCAAGACGCTGACCGCATCGGACACGAGCACCCATGGTGGGTTCTCGGTGTTAAGACGGCATGCTGATGAGTGCCTTCCTCCGCTGGTAAGGTTTTAAGACTGTCTTTTCCCCTCGAGTATGTTTTGACTTTTTGTTGATTATTTGGTTGGTGATCAGGACATGAGCAGGCAGCCGCCAAGTCAAGAGCTGGTGGCGAAGGATTTGCATAGAGTGGAATGGCGCTTCCGCCACATTTTTCGGGGTATCCTAATTTTATAGCATGTACACTTGGTCCTATTTGTAGTTTGATTATGGCTTTTGTATCCTCTTTTTGTTGATAATTCTTCTGAATTTATGGCTCATCGACTTCTAAATCGCTCTGTATATCATAAAAAATGTTTTTGCCCGCCTTGGTTACCAAATAGTCATGGGCTTTGTATCAGAAGTATATATCCATAATTAAttatttgaaaatgtgcatactgCAAAGGTGGCATGCTGTTGGATTGTCATGAACTGGTCTTCTTTCAACTAAATTTTGTAGATGGCCAATATGTTGGagtattgagatttgtacattgtaAACTATATCGCAATGAAATGTATATTTTTGTTAAACAATGTATGGTTAATCTGAAAGCTAAATATATctgttttttttaatcttatggtCGTTACCTTGTCCACCTGATAAGACATAATATCTGCGGACCCGATAATCTGCTCCATTGTCTTTAAACAGGTCAACCACGAAGACACCTGCTTCAGAGTGGATGGAGTGTCTTTGTTAGTTCTAAGAGGCTTGTTGCTGGGGATGCCTTTATCTTTCTAAGGTCTTTTATTGTTCCTGCCCTACCTGACATATTCAACTCCTAGTATCATGCACTAAGTAATTGCTACATGGTTAGCAGAGGGGAGAATGGTGAACTTCGTGTTGGAGTGAGACGTGCAATGAGACAGCAAACTAATGTTCCATCTTCGGTTATATCAAGTCACAGCATGCACCTGGGAGTCCTTGCAACAGCATGGCATGCTGTCAACACTGGGACGATGTTTACAGTGTACTACAAACCACGGTTTGTcgcctatgttttttttttcattgcattatttCACTCATAATAAGGCATACAATGTAAaacattaatttggatcttggaaAGAAAGTTTACAAGGGTGGGAAAAAACTCATTACCTTTCTAGCAACTTCTGGTGATTGTAGTACGAACCAATAAGGTACTTCAGCTACATGTTCCTTTTGTTTATGTGACAGGACTAGTCCATCAGAGTTTATTGTTCCTTTTGATCAATATGTGGAGTCTATCAAGAGTAACCATTCTGTAGGGATGAGGTTCAAAATGAGATTTGAAGGTGAAGAGGCCCCAGAACAGAGGTATCAATAATCTATATTTTCAATTTACTCTAGGCATAAGGTTACTTTAGCAGTATCTCGAGTTAGATGATATAATCTTTTCTGATCTACACAATTTTTTGTGCCTAAAGGTTCACGGGAACTATTGTCGGCATAGGAGATGCTGATCCAAGTAGGTGGCCTGGTTCAAAATGGAAAAGCCTCAAGGTAACTTATTATGACTGTTGATATTATTCCTTGTACTAAATTGACTGACTGCATTTCAAATTTTAGGTGCGGTGGGATGAGCCATCTTCAATTCCTCGTCCAGAGAGGGTTTCTCCCTGGAAAATTGAGCCTGTTCTTACACCTCCCCTCAATCCCCTTCCCATGCCTAGGACAAAAAAGCCACGAACAACCTCATTTCCTTGTTCCCCTGACTCATCTGTTCCTAAAAGAGAAGGTAAAGAATGATTGGTAGGACTTCAATATTACAACTATCATGATGCATGTAAAACGAAATTAAATAATGTGACATGCTACTTAGATGCTGCTCCTAAAGTCACTGCAGAGCCTTCCCAATCATATGGAGCACCAAGGGTCTTGCAAGGTCCAGAGATGATGACCTTGAGAAGTTCTTATGCTGATAGTAATGAGTCAGGTGCAACTCACAAGCCAGTAGTATGGTCAATGAATGATGAAGAGAAAAATGATGTTCCTACTCGGAGAAGATTGGGATCAGATAGCCGGATGCTTATAAAAAGACATGAGCAAACATATAATGGGATATTTTCAGGATACTGCCCTCCTGATTCAAGTGGATTTCAGACGCCATTTTTTGAGCCGACTCCAGGCGATAAGAATATTTTAAAGCCTCACTTTCAAGTTCAAGAGGCCAAACATAACTATTCTCCTGGCTCATGGTCCTTGATTCCTCCAAATTCGAACTTTGGAATGAGTGACCACAACTTTAAGACAACTGCACAAATTGGTGAGGTGTCTTATCAGAAAGCTGGAAATTGTAGATATGGCACACGGGGATTTTTTTCTGAACTTCAAAGTTTAGGAAGCATTCAAAATTCACCTAATTGGTTTACACATTTGCTGCCGGATTCTCAAATAGAGAACATGGCACAACCTAGGGTTATGAAACCTCTACCTCTGTTACCATCACAAACTGATGTGGCAAAGCCGAAAGCAAATAGTGGGTACAAGCTATTTGGGTTTCACCTGAACAGCAATCCAGTAATATCTGAATCAGTTATGCCACGGAGCAACTCAGCAGACATCCTGATGCCACATAGCCATCCAGAAGCAGCATTGCCCCATCAGCAAGGCTTAGAGGTTGACAAACACTCTGAGTCAACTGTAACTGAAAGGTTGGTTGGTGCAGCACCAACAAATGGTGAAACTGAAAAACTTATTCACGTTTCTCCACGGACTCCTCAAGATTTCCAGAACAAACTGCAAAATGGTTCAACTAGGAGTTGCACAAAGGTAATCCTTTTGAATTGCACAAATGTagtatatttttttcttcttaatcaATGTTAGATCATGCTTCTAGTCATCTTTTGGCTACCGTCATCACCCTTGACATAGTGTGTTGCCTAGTTGATTTCTACCGTGCATTATATCTATCTTTTAGGTTACAATTTGCTTATATTGACAATGGCAAAAGGTTAATTTTCTTCAAAAGACTGGTCTCTTTGCACCAACAGTCTGCTTCATGAAACAAGTTCTGGGGCTTAAGGATCTTTAGATTTTGATTTAACATTTATGAAGATCACTGTAAGTCAGAAGTTTGATATAGCAAGGGTTTTGACCAAGTGTTTACATTTCAGGTGCATAAGCAAGGTATTGCTCTTGGTAGATCTGTTGATCTCACCAAGTTCAATGGTTATGATGAATTGATTGCCGAATTAGATCGCATGTTTGAATTTGAGGgtgcactagtgtctcccaacaaaAGCTGGTTGGTTGTGTACACTGACAATGAAGGTGATATGATGCTTGTTGGAGATGATCCTTGGAAGTAAGTATTCGTATTTACTCTTTTTTCGGCTTTTCTTCATTTTGGAAGAGCTTAATTTCTAGGAAGCTCACTTGCTGCTGATTGCAGAGAGTTCTGTAATATGGTTCATAAGATATACATCTACACTCGAGAGGAGGTCCACCGGATGAACCCAGGAACACTAAGTTCTAGAGTTGAAGAGAGTCCAGCCACTTCTGACGGAAGAATAGCTGGCAAAGAACCGAAGGGCCCTGTGCCTGCTGCTAATTTTGAGAATTCTGAAAGGTGTCCAAGTATTGGCACGGTAAGTGGATTTCTGAGCGTCTGCCAAAACAAAGTGTGGTCCTTTCAGAACTTACCTTTTATCAAATAACGTGGGGCCATCCCTACCTTTCGGTTCTCAGAATTAAAGTAGTTCCATTAAATATTTGAAGTTAGTTTAAGGTGCAGTAGTGTTTTCCTTGCTCTTTGAGCTTTAATATCATACTAAAAACTCTACCTCATTGATCGATCATTATATATCATGACGATGACAAAAGATACCCCCATATATGACATACTTTGGATCATCTTTTTGGGTTTCGGATGATTAGAACTGAAAGGGACTCATCTTTCTTGTCTGTCTATTGCACTGTGCAGGCTTTTTGAAGATGTTAAGCCAAAAAAACTGGAACGTTGAAGATAGCTTTTTGTGGTGGGTCCAACTTATGAAATGCTTTATGCTTTGGTAAGCCCCCATCTTTGTCCTTGTGCTTGCTGCTGGGGGCTTGGAACCTTTCTTATTTCCTACAGTTTTGGTGGTGCTGTAATTTTTTGCTTACAAAATCCCTTGTGGTATATATACCGGATAGGTAAGGTAGGGCTTGATCTTTTGCGCCTACCATGTGAATAGCCCATCCGTCTATTATAGTAATTATAACTCTCATCCCCCATCCTTTTGCCCTCTTCTTCATGCCACGGTAATTTTCTTCTTGGAATGAACATGGAGCGTGATTATATTCTCTGGATTGCTCAAAATCATACTCGGTTTAAGAAAA
The window above is part of the Musa acuminata AAA Group cultivar baxijiao chromosome BXJ2-6, Cavendish_Baxijiao_AAA, whole genome shotgun sequence genome. Proteins encoded here:
- the LOC135614961 gene encoding auxin response factor 23-like isoform X3; its protein translation is MDSGELGGGLMASSELSVKGSSGGQGQSLSSGCSEMHEGTSVKVGGDAEGSLGFSGGAVCGKEDALYTELWLACAGPLVTIPRVGEKVFYFPQGHIEQVEASTNQGADQQMPVYNLPWKILCRVMNVDLKAEPDTDEVFAQVTLLPVSKLDENTVEKEMLSTPPPRPHVYSFCKTLTASDTSTHGGFSVLRRHADECLPPLDMSRQPPSQELVAKDLHRVEWRFRHIFRGQPRRHLLQSGWSVFVSSKRLVAGDAFIFLRGENGELRVGVRRAMRQQTNVPSSVISSHSMHLGVLATAWHAVNTGTMFTVYYKPRTSPSEFIVPFDQYVESIKSNHSVGMRFKMRFEGEEAPEQRFTGTIVGIGDADPSRWPGSKWKSLKVRWDEPSSIPRPERVSPWKIEPVLTPPLNPLPMPRTKKPRTTSFPCSPDSSVPKREEPSQSYGAPRVLQGPEMMTLRSSYADSNESGATHKPVVWSMNDEEKNDVPTRRRLGSDSRMLIKRHEQTYNGIFSGYCPPDSSGFQTPFFEPTPGDKNILKPHFQVQEAKHNYSPGSWSLIPPNSNFGMSDHNFKTTAQIGEVSYQKAGNCRYGTRGFFSELQSLGSIQNSPNWFTHLLPDSQIENMAQPRVMKPLPLLPSQTDVAKPKANSGYKLFGFHLNSNPVISESVMPRSNSADILMPHSHPEAALPHQQGLEVDKHSESTVTERLVGAAPTNGETEKLIHVSPRTPQDFQNKLQNGSTRSCTKVHKQGIALGRSVDLTKFNGYDELIAELDRMFEFEGALVSPNKSWLVVYTDNEGDMMLVGDDPWKEFCNMVHKIYIYTREEVHRMNPGTLSSRVEESPATSDGRIAGKEPKGPVPAANFENSERCPSIGTAF
- the LOC135614961 gene encoding auxin response factor 23-like isoform X1, translating into MDSGELGGGLMASSELSVKGSSGGQGQSLSSGCSEMHEGTSVKVGGDAEGSLGFSGGAVCGKEDALYTELWLACAGPLVTIPRVGEKVFYFPQGHIEQVEASTNQGADQQMPVYNLPWKILCRVMNVDLKAEPDTDEVFAQVTLLPVSKLDENTVEKEMLSTPPPRPHVYSFCKTLTASDTSTHGGFSVLRRHADECLPPLDMSRQPPSQELVAKDLHRVEWRFRHIFRGQPRRHLLQSGWSVFVSSKRLVAGDAFIFLRGENGELRVGVRRAMRQQTNVPSSVISSHSMHLGVLATAWHAVNTGTMFTVYYKPRTSPSEFIVPFDQYVESIKSNHSVGMRFKMRFEGEEAPEQRFTGTIVGIGDADPSRWPGSKWKSLKVRWDEPSSIPRPERVSPWKIEPVLTPPLNPLPMPRTKKPRTTSFPCSPDSSVPKREDAAPKVTAEPSQSYGAPRVLQGPEMMTLRSSYADSNESGATHKPVVWSMNDEEKNDVPTRRRLGSDSRMLIKRHEQTYNGIFSGYCPPDSSGFQTPFFEPTPGDKNILKPHFQVQEAKHNYSPGSWSLIPPNSNFGMSDHNFKTTAQIGEVSYQKAGNCRYGTRGFFSELQSLGSIQNSPNWFTHLLPDSQIENMAQPRVMKPLPLLPSQTDVAKPKANSGYKLFGFHLNSNPVISESVMPRSNSADILMPHSHPEAALPHQQGLEVDKHSESTVTERLVGAAPTNGETEKLIHVSPRTPQDFQNKLQNGSTRSCTKVHKQGIALGRSVDLTKFNGYDELIAELDRMFEFEGALVSPNKSWLVVYTDNEGDMMLVGDDPWKEFCNMVHKIYIYTREEVHRMNPGTLSSRVEESPATSDGRIAGKEPKGPVPAANFENSERCPSIGTAF